TACCGATTGGTCTGGGCTCACTGGTCTCGATTCGCTACCCGACGGTGATCCGAGTCGTAGCTGTCTGAAGGAATGCGGTCTCGTAGCCCTCGTGTCGGGCGGCTTGCGTGGGGTTTCGATAGAAAGTTCGAGGACATCGCCGGTCTGCACAGTATTGATCCCCGTCCCGTAGTGGTTGTTGAGCTCCGGATCGAGTGTCGGCGTGAGCGCGCCGCTCGCTACTCATTTCGAGGAGTCGCCTCCCCGTAGCGTGTCGGGAACCATCCGCGAGAGACGCATCGCATTGCCAGTGACACCGAGGCTCATACCCATATCGCCGACAACCACGGCCACCGCAACGCTGACGTAGCCGAGCGGGACGCCGATCGCGAGCAGTGCCTTCGCGCCGAGACTCGTCCAGATGTTCTGTTGAATCACGTTTCCTGCTTTGTCCGACAGCTCGTAGAGGTACGGCAGTTTCGAGAGATCGTCACCCATAAGTGCGATATCAGCAGTTTCAAGCGCTGTATCCGTTCCGGCAGCCCCCATCGCAATCCCGACAGTCGCGGTCGCAAGCGCTGGCGCATCGTTCACGCCGTCGCCAACCATCGCAACGTCGCCGTATTCATCACTCAACTCATCGATTGCTTCGACCTTCTGGTCAGGGAGGAGTTCCGCGTGGTACTCGTCAACGCCGACCTGCTCGGCAATCGCCTGGGCCGTTCCCTCATTGTCGCCCGTGAGCATTACAACATGACCGATACCCAACTCATGCAGGCGCTCGACAGCGCGTTGTGAGATCGGACGTACCTCATCAGCAATTGCGATGCCACCCAGCAACTCTGTTTCCGTTCCAATGAGGACGACCGTTCGTCCCTCCTCCTCAAGTCCGGCCAACACATGGTCAGCGTACTCCTTCTCCGCCTCTTCGGGACTAGAATTCTCAGTGACCTCCTCCGGTACGACCCCACCGTCAGTTACGCTGCGAGCTTGGGGGAGGTCGAAGCCGAGTTCCCCGAATAGTGCTGGTTTGCCTGCATAGTACGTCTCACCGTCGATAGTAGCTTGAATGCCCTTTCCAGTCAGGCTCTCGAAATTCGAGACAGGAGGAAGATCGATTCCCTCAGAGTCCTCAGTATGGGTGAGAATCGCCTCAGCAATCGGATGTTCACTCCGCTGTTCTAACCCGGCACCGTATCGGAGCACATCTGACTCACTGTAGTCTCCGAACGGAATCACGTCAGTGACCGTGAGTTCACCCTTCGTGAGCGTCCCGGTTTTGTCCATCGCGATAGCGTCGATTTCGCCCATTGCTTCGAGGTGATTTCCTCCTTTGATGAGCACGCCGTTCTTCGCGGCACTCGTAATCCCGGAAACGACCGAAACGGGCGTCGAGATGACGAATGCGCACGGGCACGCGATCACAAGTAGGGTGAGACCACGGATGAACCACGTCTGCCACGGCCATCCGAACGCGAGTGGCGGCACGGCAGCGGTGAGAATTGCCAGC
The genomic region above belongs to Halococcus salsus and contains:
- a CDS encoding heavy metal translocating P-type ATPase, with protein sequence MTENVDAVEQTGDSKQARELSVRLAVPEMDCPSCAQKVGKALQRVDGITDTTLQPTTGTATVTYNSDRVTEADVVAAIEGAGYDVVGDESDSREESTGGVEIAPPSEIWTSSRAIKTWIGAGFLVFGLLFEFVLTGQNIEAATVLDYPLTLADGLFFVAIAVSGYPVVRGGYYSAKNLSLDIDFLMGTAIIAATGIGYFVEAATLAVLFSIAELLEDYAMDRARNSLRELMELSPDEATVRRNGDEVTVAAEDVDVGETVIVRPGEKIPLDGSVVEGESAVDESSITGESVPIDKSSGDEVFAGSINAEGYLEVEVTSTAGDSTLSKIIEMVQGAQEKKTEKEQFVDRFSGYYTPIVVVLAILTAAVPPLAFGWPWQTWFIRGLTLLVIACPCAFVISTPVSVVSGITSAAKNGVLIKGGNHLEAMGEIDAIAMDKTGTLTKGELTVTDVIPFGDYSESDVLRYGAGLEQRSEHPIAEAILTHTEDSEGIDLPPVSNFESLTGKGIQATIDGETYYAGKPALFGELGFDLPQARSVTDGGVVPEEVTENSSPEEAEKEYADHVLAGLEEEGRTVVLIGTETELLGGIAIADEVRPISQRAVERLHELGIGHVVMLTGDNEGTAQAIAEQVGVDEYHAELLPDQKVEAIDELSDEYGDVAMVGDGVNDAPALATATVGIAMGAAGTDTALETADIALMGDDLSKLPYLYELSDKAGNVIQQNIWTSLGAKALLAIGVPLGYVSVAVAVVVGDMGMSLGVTGNAMRLSRMVPDTLRGGDSSK